Proteins encoded in a region of the Selenomonadales bacterium genome:
- the galU gene encoding UTP--glucose-1-phosphate uridylyltransferase GalU: MKVRKAVIPAAGLGTRFLPATKAQPKEMLPIVDKPTLQYIVEEAIASGIEEILIITGRNKKSIEDHFDKSVELELELAQKGKHELLEQVRRISDLVNIHYVRQKEPKGLGHAVYCARSFIGNEPFAVLLGDDIVDGEPPCLAQLIRQYDEHQATILGVQEIPREDVKKYGIVAGQMLEDRLCKVTDLVEKPAVTDAPSNIAILGRYIITPRIFELLQHARPGAGGEIQLTDALKDLARLEPMYAYSFSGRRYDVGDRLGFLEATIDFALRRADLKGDLLKYLHRVLKNEGGKTQ, from the coding sequence ATGAAGGTACGCAAAGCAGTAATCCCAGCGGCGGGGCTTGGCACACGCTTCTTGCCGGCCACTAAGGCGCAGCCCAAGGAAATGCTCCCCATCGTAGACAAGCCCACGCTGCAATACATAGTAGAAGAAGCAATCGCCTCAGGCATAGAAGAAATACTTATAATCACCGGCCGCAATAAAAAGTCCATCGAAGACCACTTCGATAAATCTGTCGAGCTAGAGCTAGAGCTAGCGCAAAAAGGCAAGCACGAGCTGCTAGAGCAAGTGCGGCGCATATCCGATTTGGTCAACATCCACTACGTCCGGCAAAAAGAGCCTAAAGGCCTAGGGCACGCCGTCTACTGCGCACGTAGCTTCATCGGCAACGAGCCCTTTGCCGTGCTGCTCGGCGACGACATTGTAGACGGAGAGCCACCCTGTCTAGCGCAGCTAATCCGGCAATACGACGAACACCAAGCTACCATCCTCGGCGTGCAAGAAATCCCGCGCGAGGACGTTAAAAAGTACGGCATTGTCGCCGGGCAGATGCTAGAAGACCGCCTGTGCAAAGTCACCGACCTGGTAGAAAAGCCCGCCGTAACCGATGCTCCCTCGAACATAGCCATCCTCGGCCGCTACATCATCACCCCGCGCATTTTCGAGCTCTTGCAGCACGCGCGCCCCGGCGCCGGCGGCGAAATTCAGCTGACCGATGCGCTTAAGGACCTAGCCCGCCTCGAACCCATGTATGCCTATAGCTTCAGCGGGCGGCGCTACGACGTAGGCGACAGACTAGGTTTCTTGGAGGCCACAATCGACTTTGCCCTGCGGCGCGCAGACCTTAAGGGAGACCTGCTTAAATATCTACACAGGGTACTAAAAAACGAGGGAGGCAAAACCCAGTGA
- a CDS encoding polysaccharide biosynthesis protein, translated as MSLLWKYKLLLALSDVVALAASGLAGLLLRFDGYLPPIFYGTWLRYLLLVAPVYLVVYYSFGLYSRIWRYASVRDLLSIVLAVGLATTSLFVVFYAVPNMGFPRSVFVMQFFLNVAAVGGTRFGIRVVDNLTRRSGRAPGRQKVLVIGAGDAGRSLVEEIAKHPELDYSIIGFLDDDPAKSGMQLAGIRILGRVSLLEQVATEQGIEHVIIAMPSAPAVLVRDITLRCRKLNIMPKTVPSLHRLLRDSFKMNEVRDVQIEDILPRPEVKMNGDTINSYIRGKRVLITGAGGSIGSELSRQIARLNPEHLLLLGRGENSIFEIHRELTGAYQLLPITPLIADIRDAVRINAVFTGYEPHVVFHAAAYKHVPLMESHPAEALQNNVLGTNNVALAALHHHTERFVLISSDKAVNPSGVMGASKRLAEVLLQGLNNNGPSTKFMSVRFGNVLGSRGSVIPIFKEQIAKGGPVTVTHPDMMRYFMTIPEAVSLVIQAGAMGNGGEVFVLDMGRPVKVLDLALDLINLSGLRPYQDIPIVFSGLRPGEKLVEEIHTGAEGLHPTKNPHIFVTSPPFVDQDTWRNVSTATKTLSQRCTSEELMEFARSVEALLLTQAAATLERLLP; from the coding sequence ATGAGCTTGCTGTGGAAATATAAACTGCTTCTTGCGTTAAGCGATGTAGTGGCGCTGGCGGCCTCCGGGCTGGCAGGGCTACTTCTTCGCTTTGATGGCTATTTGCCACCAATTTTTTACGGCACATGGCTTAGGTACTTGCTCCTAGTCGCACCCGTGTATCTCGTGGTCTACTACAGCTTTGGCCTTTACAGCCGCATCTGGCGCTATGCTTCAGTCCGCGACCTGTTGTCAATTGTCCTTGCTGTCGGCTTGGCAACCACTTCACTGTTCGTTGTGTTCTATGCTGTACCCAATATGGGTTTCCCGCGGAGCGTTTTTGTAATGCAGTTCTTCTTGAATGTGGCCGCCGTAGGCGGGACGCGTTTTGGCATTCGGGTAGTAGACAACCTCACCAGGCGTAGCGGCCGTGCCCCTGGCCGCCAGAAGGTGCTTGTTATCGGCGCTGGTGATGCCGGCAGGTCTTTGGTAGAAGAGATTGCCAAACACCCAGAGCTTGATTACAGTATTATAGGGTTTCTGGATGACGACCCTGCGAAATCTGGCATGCAACTGGCCGGAATTCGTATTTTGGGCCGTGTGTCGCTGCTTGAACAAGTGGCGACAGAACAGGGAATTGAACATGTCATTATTGCCATGCCTTCCGCTCCTGCGGTCCTTGTACGCGATATCACACTGCGCTGCCGAAAGCTCAATATTATGCCAAAAACTGTCCCTAGCCTGCATAGGCTCCTGCGTGACAGCTTCAAAATGAACGAAGTGCGAGATGTGCAAATTGAAGATATTCTCCCCCGCCCAGAGGTAAAGATGAACGGCGATACTATCAACAGCTACATTCGAGGCAAGCGAGTTCTTATAACCGGCGCAGGCGGCAGCATTGGCTCCGAGCTCTCGCGGCAGATTGCGCGCCTTAACCCCGAACACCTTCTCTTGCTGGGGCGTGGTGAAAACAGCATCTTCGAGATACACCGCGAGTTAACCGGCGCTTACCAACTGCTCCCCATTACGCCGCTCATTGCAGACATACGGGATGCAGTGCGCATTAACGCCGTATTTACTGGATACGAACCGCACGTCGTCTTTCACGCGGCAGCCTACAAGCACGTTCCCCTTATGGAGAGCCACCCCGCAGAGGCGCTACAGAACAACGTCCTAGGAACAAATAACGTAGCTCTCGCGGCTTTGCATCACCATACGGAACGCTTCGTCCTAATATCTTCGGATAAAGCGGTTAACCCAAGTGGAGTGATGGGTGCCTCAAAGCGCCTTGCCGAGGTTCTGCTGCAGGGCCTAAACAATAATGGTCCATCAACCAAGTTTATGTCCGTACGTTTTGGCAATGTATTGGGGAGCCGCGGCAGTGTCATACCCATCTTCAAAGAGCAAATCGCCAAGGGCGGCCCCGTTACCGTAACTCACCCCGATATGATGCGCTATTTCATGACCATACCTGAGGCCGTGAGCCTAGTTATCCAGGCTGGCGCAATGGGGAACGGAGGCGAGGTGTTTGTGCTTGATATGGGGCGCCCTGTCAAGGTGCTAGACCTCGCCCTAGACCTAATTAACTTATCCGGTTTGCGGCCGTATCAAGACATACCCATCGTGTTCTCCGGTTTACGGCCGGGAGAAAAGCTTGTCGAAGAAATCCACACGGGTGCCGAAGGCTTGCACCCCACCAAAAACCCACATATATTCGTTACTAGCCCGCCCTTCGTGGACCAAGACACTTGGAGAAATGTGTCTACCGCAACTAAAACTCTGAGCCAGCGCTGTACCTCAGAGGAACTTATGGAGTTTGCCCGCAGTGTGGAGGCCTTGCTGCTAACCCAAGCTGCTGCCACATTAGAACGGCTATTGCCATGA
- a CDS encoding ATP-binding protein — protein MKRRDYYLDQLVAFRDRPLIKVITGIRRCGKSTLLSLFEQYLVDVAGVSRSRIIRINFESIEFDEVTTYKALYQLVLGRMTERSGRYYVLLDEVQQVPAWEKAVNSLFVDCDVDMYITGSNAYLLSSELSTLLTGRFVEIKMQPLSFREYVDFHDGAIAGKPRELFASYLRYGGLPLVVELKERPETIAPFLAGIYSTVIMKDVIWRNQVRDPALLESVVKFVAANVGNIVSTKKISDYLTSSGRKTSSETIDNYLRMLENAYIIYRANRYDLRGRLHLKTLEKYYMVDAGIRNHLTGLRNTDYGHMLENVVFMELLRRGFDVCIGKLDQYEVDFVATKADEKIYFQVAATIMDENTRLRELRPLQLVPDNYPKVILSMDECVFRDFLGIRCANIVEWLLG, from the coding sequence ATGAAGAGGCGAGACTATTACTTAGACCAACTAGTGGCGTTTCGCGACAGGCCGCTAATCAAGGTTATTACGGGCATAAGGCGCTGTGGGAAGTCCACATTGTTGTCGCTGTTTGAGCAATACCTTGTTGACGTGGCAGGGGTAAGCCGCAGTCGCATCATACGAATTAACTTTGAGTCTATTGAGTTTGACGAGGTTACTACTTACAAGGCGCTGTATCAACTGGTGCTAGGCAGAATGACGGAGCGAAGTGGGCGCTACTATGTGCTGCTCGACGAAGTGCAGCAGGTGCCGGCGTGGGAGAAGGCGGTAAACTCGCTATTTGTCGACTGCGATGTTGACATGTACATTACCGGCTCTAACGCTTACCTTTTGTCCTCTGAGCTGTCTACGCTACTTACCGGACGCTTCGTGGAGATAAAGATGCAGCCCCTGTCGTTTCGCGAGTATGTCGACTTCCATGACGGGGCTATCGCAGGGAAGCCAAGGGAGCTGTTCGCGTCTTATCTGCGATACGGCGGTTTACCTTTGGTGGTAGAGCTTAAAGAAAGGCCCGAAACAATCGCGCCGTTCCTTGCGGGCATCTACAGCACGGTCATTATGAAGGACGTGATTTGGCGCAACCAAGTGCGCGACCCTGCGCTACTGGAAAGCGTAGTCAAGTTTGTGGCCGCAAATGTGGGTAACATTGTCTCGACGAAGAAGATTAGCGATTATCTTACCAGTAGCGGCAGAAAAACTAGCAGCGAGACAATCGACAACTACCTCCGCATGCTGGAGAACGCCTATATTATCTACCGCGCTAATCGCTATGATCTTAGGGGGAGGCTTCACCTAAAGACCCTAGAAAAGTACTACATGGTAGATGCCGGCATTCGCAACCACTTGACGGGCTTGCGCAATACGGATTACGGGCACATGCTGGAGAACGTCGTCTTTATGGAGCTCTTACGGCGCGGGTTTGACGTATGCATCGGCAAGCTAGACCAATACGAAGTCGACTTTGTGGCTACGAAGGCAGACGAGAAAATATACTTCCAGGTGGCGGCCACGATTATGGACGAGAACACGCGCCTACGCGAACTAAGGCCACTGCAGCTTGTTCCAGACAACTACCCGAAGGTAATTTTGTCAATGGATGAATGCGTGTTTAGGGACTTTCTGGGGATACGTTGCGCCAATATTGTGGAGTGGCTGCTCGGCTGA
- a CDS encoding Fic family protein yields MREFNYRAIDAELMTPEIMNLVAALHEHKGRQAQFLAAKADVLEALLRVAKIQSTGASNRIEGIFTSEARLEQLVAHNAEPLTRDEAEIAGYREVVSTIHENYAHIALSPNVILQLHRDLYAFHPLAFAGKYKNQDNVIEEEDESGGRRVRFKALSAFDTPQALASLCEAYHSAISEGRIDPLLLIAKFVLDFLCIHPFNDGNGRLSRLLTLLLLYQQGYTVGKYISLEAIIERSKESYYESLRQSSQGWHEARHSYQPFVAYQLGVLLKAYKEFAARLEPIVVTKLGKADRVREMFTRQLGKISKTDIVQCCPDISVTTIEKALADLLQEGYIKKVGSGRATAYVRRLI; encoded by the coding sequence ATGCGGGAGTTTAACTACAGGGCGATAGACGCCGAGCTGATGACGCCGGAGATAATGAACTTGGTGGCCGCGCTCCACGAGCACAAAGGCCGGCAGGCGCAGTTCCTAGCCGCAAAAGCCGATGTTCTGGAAGCGTTGCTGCGTGTGGCCAAAATACAGAGCACCGGTGCGTCAAACCGCATCGAGGGGATATTCACTTCCGAGGCTAGGCTCGAACAATTAGTCGCCCACAATGCCGAGCCGCTCACCCGAGACGAAGCAGAAATAGCCGGGTACAGAGAAGTGGTTAGCACCATACACGAAAACTACGCCCACATCGCTCTATCCCCAAACGTCATTCTGCAGTTGCACAGGGACTTGTACGCGTTTCACCCCTTAGCCTTTGCCGGCAAGTACAAGAACCAAGACAACGTCATAGAGGAAGAAGACGAGAGCGGGGGCAGGCGCGTCCGTTTTAAAGCACTCTCGGCTTTTGACACGCCACAAGCCTTGGCTAGTCTGTGCGAGGCGTATCACTCTGCTATCAGCGAAGGCAGGATTGACCCTTTGCTCCTGATAGCTAAATTCGTGCTGGATTTCTTGTGCATCCACCCCTTTAACGACGGCAACGGCAGATTGAGTCGCCTGCTAACGCTACTCCTGCTTTATCAGCAGGGTTACACCGTGGGCAAATACATCAGCCTAGAAGCTATCATCGAGCGCAGCAAAGAGAGCTACTACGAGAGCCTCAGGCAGAGCTCGCAAGGGTGGCACGAAGCCCGGCACAGCTACCAGCCGTTTGTGGCCTATCAGCTAGGGGTGCTCCTTAAAGCCTACAAGGAGTTTGCGGCGCGCCTAGAGCCGATTGTCGTCACCAAACTCGGCAAAGCAGACAGAGTGCGAGAGATGTTTACCCGGCAGCTCGGGAAAATCTCAAAGACCGACATTGTGCAGTGCTGCCCAGATATCAGCGTCACCACTATCGAAAAGGCTTTGGCCGATTTGTTGCAGGAGGGGTACATCAAGAAAGTCGGCTCAGGCCGGGCGACTGCGTACGTACGTCGACTTATCTAG
- a CDS encoding nucleotidyltransferase domain-containing protein, with amino-acid sequence MASLIGAEQQAFFVAHGVLAAYLFGSRAKGEARPHSDYDLAVLFAGYRPEEHNIALRLEMAEELAERLGEKVDLVFLQSASIVMRFEIVSTGKVVYCANDDARTDFEDLVFRDYLDFKPFLDQYYREVAEAVRGGHFFAKQKAPSLLLRRGR; translated from the coding sequence GTGGCTTCACTAATCGGTGCAGAACAACAAGCGTTCTTCGTGGCGCATGGTGTGCTTGCCGCGTACCTTTTTGGCTCGCGAGCAAAAGGTGAGGCTCGCCCGCATAGCGACTACGACCTCGCTGTCCTCTTTGCCGGTTACCGGCCCGAAGAGCACAACATCGCGTTACGTTTAGAAATGGCCGAGGAGCTCGCAGAGCGCCTTGGCGAGAAAGTTGACTTGGTATTTCTGCAGAGTGCATCTATTGTCATGCGGTTTGAGATTGTTTCTACAGGCAAGGTCGTATATTGCGCAAATGACGACGCCCGTACCGACTTTGAAGACTTGGTTTTTAGGGACTATCTCGATTTTAAGCCTTTCCTAGATCAGTATTACCGCGAAGTAGCCGAAGCCGTGAGAGGGGGCCACTTCTTTGCGAAGCAAAAAGCTCCGTCCCTTTTGCTTCGGCGAGGCAGGTGA
- a CDS encoding sugar transferase translates to MNSAHLRIKRLVDLFVALIAILLLSPLCGLIAILIKVESRGPVLFLQRRIGKDNTEFQMLKFRTMYANTPPNVPTHLLASPETYITKVGRVLRRTSLDELPQLINILRGDMSLVGPRPALWNQYDLTAKRQANGANALRPGITGWAQVSGRDSLSIDEKAQYDGHYAKHLSLAFDAKILFLTAWNVILARGVLEGASTDAANNHNGGRELHR, encoded by the coding sequence ATGAACAGTGCCCATCTACGCATAAAGCGCCTTGTGGACCTATTTGTTGCACTAATTGCCATCTTACTACTATCCCCATTGTGCGGACTCATAGCCATTCTAATTAAAGTGGAGTCCCGTGGCCCAGTCTTGTTCCTGCAGCGCCGCATCGGCAAAGACAATACCGAGTTCCAAATGCTTAAATTTCGTACTATGTATGCTAACACCCCACCCAATGTCCCTACCCACCTCCTAGCATCGCCCGAAACTTACATCACCAAAGTAGGACGGGTCCTAAGGCGCACCAGCTTAGACGAGCTCCCACAGCTAATCAACATTCTGCGGGGAGACATGAGCTTAGTGGGCCCCCGCCCTGCCCTGTGGAATCAATACGACCTTACCGCCAAACGACAGGCAAACGGCGCAAACGCGCTTCGCCCCGGCATTACTGGGTGGGCGCAGGTCTCAGGTCGCGACAGTCTGTCTATTGACGAAAAGGCGCAGTATGACGGCCATTATGCCAAGCACTTAAGCCTAGCCTTTGACGCCAAAATACTGTTCCTCACGGCATGGAATGTGATCTTGGCGAGAGGTGTATTAGAGGGGGCGAGCACCGATGCGGCGAATAATCATAACGGGGGCCGGGAGCTACATCGGTGA